From Nicotiana tabacum cultivar K326 chromosome 20, ASM71507v2, whole genome shotgun sequence, one genomic window encodes:
- the LOC107773959 gene encoding PP2A regulatory subunit TAP46, which produces MGELKMQEMSLPALFEQARKIHSIASESTVDQDVVEKGCELLIQCEEMVTKLGLFSLNETKDDISTANLKYILVPYYLAELTEKIAEDNRIKVLKVSQAKLKEFISFCETMELVPEEEIETSTQGGANSFADRRAKKIARFKRQRAAESKLLDLKEQKERRGRSTKAAALSTPVETGEDDVSDDDGEEEREAWLTTISLALGKAFDLLEMLNKEEEMLSAIKERQLQDGEKEFSQIVLDERTKKAETWHRDAAARAHYTKPAAPITCATFAQDVIEGRATVSQAHEHKHQPLIFGPASLVGRNPTTEREKIAAQVFQPHYRLPTMSIEEAGLTEMNMMNEWQERNMKLMEEANSSWHKDGPKSRPGEDDEEDDDAAQDKARAWDYWKDDNPRGAGNKKLTPCG; this is translated from the exons ATGGGGGAACTGAAGATGCAAGAGATGTCGCTGCCAGCTTTATTCGAGCAGGCTCGAAAAATTCATTCAATTGCATCTGAATCCACTGTTGATCAG GATGTTGTCGAGAAAGGTTGCGAGCTCTTAATACAATGCGAGGAGATGGTCACTAAATTAGGATTGTTCTCGCTCAATGAGACAAAAGATGATATTAGCACTGCTAATCTGAAATATATCCTG GTGCCATACTATCTTGCAGAGCTAACAGAAAAAATTGCAGAAGATAATAGGATAAAAGTACTCAAGGTTTCACAAGCCAAGCTAAAG GAATTCATTTCATTTTGTGAGACAATGGAGCTTGTTCCAGAAGAGGAGATAGAGACATCTACACAAGGTGGAGCTAATTCTTTTGCAGATCGTAGAGCTAAGAAG ATTGCTCGGTTCAAACGCCAAAGAGCTGCTGAGTCAAAGCTGCTTGATTTGAAGGAGCAGAAGGAGCGTCGTGGGCGATCAACTAAAGCAGCTGCGTTGTCTACTCCTGTTGAGACTGGAGAAGATGATGTGTCGGATGATGATGGCGAAGAAGAACGAGAG GCATGGCTTACAACCATCTCCTTGGCCCTCGGTAAG GCTTTTGATCTGCTTGAAATGCTGAACAAAGAGGAAGAAATGCTATCTGCTATTAAGGAAAGGCAGCTTCAG GATGGGGAGAAAGAATTTTCTCAGATTGTACTTGATGAACGCACCAAAAAAGCAGAAACTTGGCATCGTgatgctgctgctcgagctcacTACACAAAACCTGCAGCACCGATCACCTGTGCTACTTTCGCTCAAGATGTCATAGAGGGAAGGGCCACGGTTTCACAGGCACACGAACATAAACACCAACCGTTAATTTTTGGACCAGCAAGTCTTGTTGGTAGGAATCCAACAACCGAACGAGAAAAAATAGCAGCACAGGTTTTTCAGCCTCATTATAG ATTACCAACGATGAGCATAGAGGAAGCTGGGCTAACGGAGATGAACATGATGAACGAATGGCAAGAGAGGAACATGAAACTCATGGAAGAAGCAAATTCTTCATGGCACAAGGATGGCCCAAAGTCAAGGCCAGGTGAAGatgacgaagaagatgatgacGCTGCTCAAGACAAGGCAAGAGCATGGGATTACTGGAAAGATGATAATCCCCGTGGTGCTGGCAACAAGAAACTCACTCCTTGTGGTTAA
- the LOC107773958 gene encoding uncharacterized protein LOC107773958, with translation MRDKDPTLRTYKTSSMTTPERLPSEVPSTNLEEYSALKTLIPFDQPVPLLRGPIRAGSQEETVGRFILAFKDPFSWASAYKACESQVTQQCESGARIGCSIAASDKCKTPWWKSITGTASTQDFAERARCEEREMEACLEAAKGKCHEFAKQKCFPAFRDARIAVKGLSPKVNKKEVSRLISWVNLGEKCQIADLWRLERRWLEFKAQLEVTHCKGSDILGSDDTEINEYLRTNFQK, from the exons ATGAGAGACAAG GACCCAACATTGAGGACGTACAAAacatcctcaatgacaacaccaGAACGACTGCCCTCAGAGGTGCCATCAACCAACCTCGAAGAATACTCAGCATTAAAGACTCTGATTCCGTTTGACCAACCAGTGCCTCTACTGCGAGGTCCCATCAGGGCTGGTTCACAAGAAGAAACAGTTGGCAGATTCATCCTCGCATTTAAAGACCCTTTCTCCTGGGCCTCTGCATACAAGGCTTGTGAATCTCAAGTCACTCAACAATGTGAATCCGGAGCTAGGATTGGTTGCTCAATTGCAGCCTCAGACAAATGTAAAACCCCTTGGTGGAAATCGATCACTGGTACTGCTTCCACTCAGGACTTTGCAGAGAGAGCAAGATGCGAAGAACGCGAAATGGAGGCTTGCCTAGAAGCAGCAAAGGGGAAATGCCATGAATTTGCAAAACAGAAGTGCTTCCCAGCATTTCGTGATGCAAGGATTGCTGTGAAAGGTTTGAGTCCCaaagtgaacaaaaaagaggtaTCCAGGCTAATTTCTTGGGTGAACTTAGGGGAGAAGTGTCAGATAGCTGATCTTTGGAGATTAGAGAGACGTTGGCTTGAGTTTAAGGCTCAACTTGAAGTGACTCATTGCAAAGGGAGTGATATATTAGGTTCAGATGACACAGAAATTAATGAATATTTGAGAACTAATTTTCAAAAATAG